CCTTGATCAGGTCCTGGTAGTGCAGCAGCCGGGCCTTCTGCTCGGCCCGGGCGCCGTTGGCGGGCGAGGAGTTGGGGTCGGTGTAGAGGCCGGAGGCGAAGCCCTGGACGCCGGGGTCCTCGTCGAAGGGGCCGCCACCGCGCACGGCGTCGCGGGCCCGGTCGGAGAAGGTGGCGATGCCGGTGCCGGCCATGTTCTTCTGGGTGGCCTGGACGAAGCGGGCGTCGTCCGCGATCTCGCCGAAGTTCCAGCCCTCCCCGTACAGGATGATCTTCTTGCCGTCGACGCCGTCCTCGGCGGGGGTGAGCCGGTCCAGCGCCTTGCGGACCGCAAGGATGTTGTCCTTGGGGTGGTGGCCCATCAGGTCGAAGCGGAAGCCGTCGACCTTGTACTCCTTGGCCCAGGTGACGACGGAGTCGACGACGAGCTTGCCCATCATGGTGTTCTCGGGGGCGGTGTTGGCGCAGCAGGTGGAGGTGGCGACGGTGCCGTCCTCCAGGAGCCGCTGGTAGTAGCCGGGCACGATCTTGTCGAGCACCGACTTGTCGTCCTGCCCGGAGGCGACGGTGTGGTTGTAGACGACGTCCATGACGGTGCGCAGTCCGGCCTTGTTGAGACCCTGGACCATCTGCCGGAACTCGACCGTGCGCTCGGTGCCGTCCGGGTCGGAGGCGTAGGAGCCCTCGGGGACGGTGTAGTGCAGCGGGTCGTAGCCCCAGTTGAAGCCGTCCTTTGCGGCGGCCTTGCTCACGCACTCCTGCTGCTTCTCGGAGTCGGGTGCGGAGGCGGTCAGGTCGCAGTCGGGCGTCGCCTGGTCCTTCTTCTTCTCCGGGATGGTCCCGATGTCGAAGACGGGCAGCAGGTGGACGTAGCTCGTGCCGGAGTCGGCGAGCTTCTTGAGGTGCCGCATGCCCTTCGAGCGGGTGTCGGTGAAGGCCCGGTACTCACCGGGGTGCTTCGCCGTGCGGTCCGTGACGGAGAAGTCCCGGACGTGCAGCTCCTGGATCTGGGCGTCCCGCAGCGGGGTGGCGGCGGGCTTCTTCAGACCGGACCAGCCGCGCGGCGCCAGCTCGGGGTCGGTGAGGTCGACGACGAGGCTGCGGGCGGAGTCGGCGGTCAGGGCGGTGGAGTAGGGGTCGGTGACCCTGTTGGTCACCACCTTCTGGACGGTGGGGGCCCAGACGGTCACGGCGTACCGGTAGGGCTTGCCCTGCCAGCTCTTCCTTCCGGTGACGGACCAGACGCCGGTGCGGTCGTCGCGCTTCATCGGGACGGTACGGCCGTCGAGTTCGAGGGCGACGGCCTGTGCGGTGGGGGCCCAGACGGAGAGGGTGGGCGTCTTCTCGCGGAAGACCGGGCCGAGTTCGGCCGAGGCGGCCTTCCTGCCGTACAGGTCGTCCAGGATTCCGGCCGTCTGTACGCCGGTGGCGGCGAGCAGGGCCCCGTTGGCGGCGCGCTGGGTGGCGATCAGCTGGCCCCGCAGGGACTCGCGGACGCGGTCGCGGTCGCGGGCGTCGACGGTGAACGCCGGATAGTCCTTCAGGTGGGGGAACTCGGCCTTCTGGGCGTCGCTCAGCTCGCCCTGCTGGAGCCGCAGCCACTGCCCCTCCTCGGAGAGCGCCCCGTCGACGACGGAGATGCCGCCCTTCTTCGCGTACACGAGCTGCTGGCTGGTGGCGTCGGTGGTCTTCACCTTCCAGACGACGGTGTCGGCGTCGATCCACTGCGCCTCGGCCCTGGACAGGTCGGGGGCCGCGCCGCCGCCGGTCTGCGGGAGGAGGTAGCCGGGCTTGCCGCCGAGCATCCAGACCTCGTGGCCGTAGGTGGCGAGGTCGAGGGACTGGTCGCTGGGCAGGTCCTTCTCGTCGCCCTTGTGCAGGATGTAGCCGAGGCTGGTGGCGCCGTCGACGAGAGGCACCTCGAAGGTGACCCCGTAGGCGTCCTTCTTCACCGGCATCAGCGGCTCGGCCCAGTCGGTGGGTTCCCTGGCACCGGTCCAGGTGTGCAGCCCCCAGCCGTCGTAGTTCCCGTCCGGACGGTGGTAGTGGAGGACGGCCTTGGTGGTGTCCTGCGGCGGGGTCTCGGGGGCTTCGGCCGTCTGCCCGTCCTTGCCCTGCTCGATCCAGACCTGTCCGGTCACGCCGAGGTCGATGGTCCGCTGCGGTCCGTCGGCCGTGCCGTTCTTCTCGACGGTGTACGGGACGGAGTCGGTGCCCTTCTCCAGGTCGATCCAGGCGAACGCGCCGTAGGCGTCCCGCCCGATGAACGCGGCGGTCTTCCCCCCGGCCTTGAGCTGCCAGCCGTCGTAGTCGCCGTCGGGGCGCTGGTAGTGGACGACGGCCCGGTCGCGCTCGACGGCGACGGGCTTGCCGGGCGGCGGCGCCTGACCGGCGGTGGTGGACGCCAGGGCGCTGGAGGTGCGGCCGGTGCGGTCGACGACGACGGCCTTGTAGCGCAGCGGGGTGCCCGCCTTCACCGTCGCGTCGAGGTGCTGGGTGACCCGGTACGGGGCGTGGTCGGCGGTGCCGAGCGTCTGCCACGTGCCGTTGCCGACCTGGGCGGCGAAGACGACCCGGTTGAGCTGTCCGCCGTCCACGTCGGCGGCGATCCCGACGGTGCCGGTGGCGCCGGCGGCGGGGACCTTCAGCGAAACCGCGGGCTTGGCGGCGGGGGCGCCGACGGCCTTGTCCGCCTTGAGCACCAGGCTGGTCAGGGCGGGCACGGTGACGGTGACCTTCTTGTCCTTGCCACTGCGGACCGTGCCGGAACCGCCGTACAGGGTACGGAAGTTCATCTCGGTCGACTCGGTGGCGAGCTGGACCTCCCTCGGGCTCGCGCTGTTGTTGGAGGCGACGAGGTACTCGTACGGCCGCTCGGTCGCGATGCGCGAGGTGGCGTACACCGAGCCGTCCGCGAGCCGCTCGATCTGGGTGCCGTCCCGCAGTGCCGGGTGCTCCTCGGTGAGCTGGGAGAGCGCGGCGATGGAGCGGTAGACGGGGTGCTTCGTGTCGTACGCGTCCGAGGCGTGGGTCCGGTCGGTGCCGAGCTGGTCGTCGTCGAGGTAGTCGGCTGTCTTCGAGGCGAAGAGGGTCTGGCGGGAGTCCTTGTCGCCGCCCGCGCCGGTGAAGCCCTGCTCGTCGCCGTAGTAGACCACCGGGTTGCCGCGGCCGAGGAACATCAGCTCGTTGGCGAGCCGGGCCCGCTTCAGCAGCTCGGCGTCATCGGCCTTGGGGTTGTCCTGCCTGAGGAAGGTCCCGATCCGGCCCATGTCGTGGTTGCCGAGGAAGGTGACCTGCTCGTAGGCGTTGGCCTTGCCGGTGGTGTAGCGGAAGTCGTTGCCGTACACCGAGGCGAGCTTCTCGGCCGGAGCGCCCTGGGAGGCGAACTGCCGGACGGCGTCCTGGAACGGGAAGTCCAGCGTGGAGTCCAGGCGGCCCCGGGTCACGTACGGGGATGTGACCTCGGTGTCGGCGGAATAGACCTCGCCGAACATGAAGAAGTCGTCCCGGCCGCGCTTGGCCGCGTACTCGTCGAGCGCGGTGGCCCACTGGGTCCAGAAGTCCAGGTCGACGTGTTTGACGGTGTCGATGCGGAAGCCGTCGATGTCGAAGTCGCGGACCCACTTCTCGTAGATCTTCTCCATGCCCCTCACGACCTCGGGACGCTCGGTCCACAGGTCGTCGAGCCCGGAGAAGTCGCCGTACTCGTTGGACTCTCCGGCCCACGTCGAGTCGCCCCGGTTGTGGTACATGGTGGGGTCGTTGAGCCAGGAGGGCACCTTCTTTCCGGTGCCGGGGGCCTGCACCGGGGTGTACGGGAAGGAGCCCCGGTCCACCTTCTCGACGCCCTCGCGGTCGTCGAACGGGCGGCCGTCCTGGTCGAGGTAGGGGAAGGCGCCCTTGGGCTTGTAGCCGTAGGCCTTCTCCGCGTGGTCGACGGTGTCGGCGGTGTGGTTGGTGATGACGTCGAAGAAGACCTTCATGCCCTTGGCGTGGGCCTTGTCGATCAGCTTCTCCAGGTCGGCGTTGGTGCCGAAGTGCGGGTCGACCTGGGTGAAGTCGGTGATCCAGTAGCCGTGGTAGCCCGCCGACGCGTCCTTGCCGGTGCCCTGGACGGGCCGGTTCTTGAAGATCGGCGCCATCCAGATGGCGGTGGTGCCGAGTCCCTTGATGTAGTCGAGCTTCCGAGTGAGCCCCTTGAGGTCGCCGCCCTGGTAGAACCCCTTGTCGGTGGGGTCGTAGCCGTGGTCGAGACGTGAACCGGTCAGCCCGCCCCGGTCGTTGGAGGCGTCGCCGTTGGCGAAGCGGTCGGGCAGCACGAAGTAGAACTGCTCGCGCGTCAGGTCGTGCCGGGCCGGCTCACGGGCGAGCTCGGCGTCCGAGGGCGGGGCCGGCGGCCGGGGTGACGCGGCGGCCGTGGCCGCCGGGACGACGGGCAGCAGCGCCGCGCACAGGGCGGCCACCGCCCCTCGCCTGAGGGTGGTTCGGGACACGGAGGGTGCTCCTCGGCTGATGTCAGGAGGTGGGCCGCGGGCCGGTGGCGCCGCCACCGGCCCGCGGAGAAGGGGGTACGGGTCAGCCGCGCCAGACGTCGGCGGTGAGCGTGACCTTCCCGGAGGCCGGGACGGTGGCGGTGCGGTTGGCGCCGCTCTCCCAGGTGACGTTGCCGGCCGCGTCCTTGCGGACGTACTTGTAGGCGAACGTGGTCCCGGCGGGCAGGGCCACGTCCAGCTTCCACACGGGGTACGCGGCCGGGTCGAGCTTGGGGGCGTTCGCCGGGTTCCAGTTGCCGAGGGCGGCCTGGTCGCCGGTGACGTGGATGTTCTGACCGGGCTGGGTGGTGGCGTTGACGCCGAAGGAGGCGCCGGAGGAGCCGTTGCCGGGGCCGGGGTTCGTGCCGCCGCCCCCGGAGCATGTACGGGCGCCCGTGTGCAGGGCGACGGCGGTGCCGGCCGGGACGGTGGCGGTGAACTGGCCGGAGCCGTTGACGGTGACGCCCTTGCCGGACTGGACGTCGCAGTAGTCACCGGCGGGCAGCGAGGTCTGGAAGGTCCGGTTCAGCGCGGAGCCCTCGTGGTTGATGGCGACGTACGCCTTGTTCCCGCGGCCGAAGGCGATCTGGTCGCCGCCGTTGTCCCACCAGTTGGTGACGGCCTGGCCGCGTGCGGTGTTGCGGAAGCCGACCATGGAGGAGATCTCGCGCCAGGCGTGCTGGCACTTCCAGCCGTCGCTGTAGCAGGCGTTGACCTGTCCGCCGCCGGGCGGTCCGGCGTCGTGGTCGCTGAACTCGTAGCCGGAGTGGACGTCCGGGGAGCCGTAGGGGTAGGCCAGCATGAAGACGTTGGCGAGGGTGTAGGCGGAGCCGTTCTTGTAGTTGAGGGTGTCGCCGCCCCGCTCGGTGTCGTGGTTGTCGACGAAGACGCCGGACTTGCCGGACGCCATGAAGCCCCAGCCCTCACCGAAGTTCTTCAGGTGCGCGAGGTTCTCGTTGAGGAAGACCTGCTTGAGGCTCCGCCCGTAACGGAACTCCTGGACGTCCCCGGTGCCGAGGTATTCGGAGGGCGAGACGGCTTCGCCGGCCCCGTGGATCGCCTCCTGCTTCCAGTAGACGTTCGGGTTGGCCAGCCGGGACTTGATGTCGGCCAGGTCGGCGGCGGGCATGTGCTTCGCGGCGTCGATGCGGAAGCCGTCCACGCCGAGCGAGAGCAGGTCGTTGAGGTATCCGGCGATCTTGCCGCGTACGTAGTCCTCGCCGGTGTCCAGGTCGGCGAGGCCGACCAGTTCGCAGTTCTGGACGTTGCCGCGGTCGTTGTAGTTGCTGATCTGGGACCGGCAGTCGTCCATGTCGGCGCCGGAGTAGAGGCCCGGGTAGTCGTACTTCGTGTACGCGGAGCCGCCGGTGCCGGTGCCGTTGCCCGCCGCCATGTGGTTGATGACGGAGTCCGCGACGACCTTCACGCCCGCCGAGTGACACGTGTTGACCATGGCGGAGAAGGCGGCCCGGTCACCGAGACGGCCGGCGATCCTGTAACTGACGGGCTGGTAGGAGGTCCACCACTGGCCGCCCTGGATGTGCTCCTGGGGCGGCGAGACCTGGACGTAGCCGTAGCCCGCCGGACCGAGGGTGTCCGTGCATGCCTTGGCTATGGAGGCGAACTTCCACTCGAACATCACGGCGGTGACGTCCTTGTCGCCCGGAGCGGCGGCCTGCGCGGGGGACGCGGCGCCGAATCCGGTGGGGACGACGAGGGCGGCGGCGCCGGCCACGAGGGCGAGCGCGGCAGACAGTGGTCTGCGGGCCATGTCTTTCCTCCTGCGGGTGGGGGAAACGCGGGTGACGGTGCAGCCTCAGTCGGCAACGCGCCATGCCCTCAAGGCTTCTGAAGGTTCTTGCTGCAAGAATGCAAACCTTGCCGCGGAGCAGACCGTACGAGCCCTCCCCCTGCCGGTCAACCCTTTGGACACACGCTGCTCATATCCGCGAAACGAAGCAGTTTTCTTCCTGCAAGGTCTTTCGCAAGATATTGCGGGCCTGTTACGTTGCCTTCGACTCCGGTCCGGTCGGCCGAGGGTTCCGGTCCCGTCTCGCGGTTCCGGACTCCACGCGCCCGGCCGGCCGGGCCGGTCACGACAAGAGAGGCACCCGGAGTCGCTACAACTCCCCGCCGGCCCTTCCTGGGCCGACTCCTGGTGCCTCTCCTGTACGTGTCCCCCGCGGCCCCGCCGGACCGCTCTACACGCGCGCCGCCGCGGTCGAGCCCCGTACGACCAGCTCCGGCTGGAAGACGTACTCCGTGCGCTGCACCGGGCTCCCGCCGATCTCCTCCAGCAGCGCCCCCACCGCGGCCGCCGCCATCGCCTGCACGGGCTGGCGCACGGTGGTCAGGGGCGGGTCGGTGAACGCGATGAGCTGGGAGTCGTCGAAGCCGACGACCGAGACGTCGCGCGGTACGTCCAGTCCCCTCCCCCGCGCGGCGCGGACCACGCCCAGCGCCATCAGGTCGCTGCCGCAGACGATGCCGGTGCACCCCGCGTCCAGCAGGGCGCCCGCCGCCACCTGGCCGCCCTCGACGCTGAACAGGGTGGAGCAGACGAGCGTTTCGGCCTCGGACCGGTCCATGCCGAGCACCGAGGCGGCCGCCTCCACGAACCCGTCCCGCTTGCGGCGGGAGGGGACGTAGCGCTGCGGGCCGATGGCCAGGCCGATCCGGCGGTGGCCGAGGTCGGCGAGGTGCTGGAGGGCCATCCGTACGGCAGCGTTGTCATCGGGCGAGACGAACGGGGCGCTGATGCGCTCGTTGTACCCGTTGATCAGGACGAACGGCACGCCGCGCTCGGAGAGCGCGGCATACCGTCCGGGGTCGGCGGAGGTGTCCGCGTGCAGCCCGGACAGGAAGACGATGCCGCCGACGCCGCGCTCGACGAGCTGCTCGACGAGTTCGTCCTCGGTGGCCCCGCCCGGGAGCTGGGTGCAGAGCACGGGGGTGTAGCCGTGCCCGGCCAACACCTGTTCGACGGACTGCGCGAACGCCGGGAAGATCGGGTTGGTGAGCTCGGGCGTCACCAGACCGATCAGTCCGGCGCTGCGCTGCCGCAGCCGTACGGGGCGTTCGTAGCCCAGGATGTCGAGCGCCGCGAGCACCCGCTGACGCGTGGAGTCCGCGACGCCCTGCTTCCCGTTCAGGACCCGGCTGACCGTCGCCTCGCTGACCGCCGCCTGTCCGGCGATGTCGGAGAGGCGGGGCGCGGCGGTGGTCCTGGGCGCGGGGAGTGTCACACCGTCCACCACACCGTGGTGTCGGCGGGCAGCTCGGCCTCTGCGCCGTCCACGGTGACCGGGGAGCTGGCGAGCAGCACCCGGCCGCGGGCGGCGGTACGGACGGGGGCGCCGGTGGTGTTGACGGTGCAGACGAAGCCGGGGCGGGCGAAGACGAGGACGCCTTCGGGGCCGTCCAGCCATTCGACGTCCGTGCCCGCGCCGAGGCCCGGGTGTTCGCGGCGGGCGGCGATGGCGGCCCGGTACAGCTCCAGGGTGGAGCCCTCCACTCCGGTCTGCGCCTCGACGGACAGCTCGCCCCAGCCGGCGGGCTGCGGGAGCCAGCTGCCGCCGTCGCCGAAGCCGTAACTCGTGCCCTCGCGGGTCCACGGGATCGGGACGCGGCAGCCGTCGCGGAAGCCGTCCTGGCCCTCGGCGCGGAAGAACGACGGGTCCTGGCGGGCCTCGTCGGGCAGGTCGGTGACGTCGGGCAGGCCGAGCTCCTCGCCCTGGTAGACGTAGGCGGAGCCGGGCAGGGCGAGCATCAGCAGGGAGGCGGCGCGGGCGCGGCGCAGGCCCAGCTCGCGGTCGCCGGGGGTGCGGATCTGGGTGCCGAGGCCGGGCGGGTTGGCGTACCGGGTGGCGTGCCGGGTGACGTCGTGGTTGGAGAGCACCCAGGTGGTGGGGGCGCCGACCGGGCGCATGGCGTCGAGCGAGGAGTCGATGACCTTGCGGAGCTCGGCGGCGTCCCAGGCGGTGGCGAGGTACTGGAAGTTGAACGCCTGGTGCATCTCGTCGGGGCGCACGTAGTTGGCGGTGCGCTCGACGGTCGGGGTCCACGCCTCGGCGACGGCGATCCTCTCGCCGGGGTACTCGTCGAGGATGGTGCGCCAGCTGCGGTAGATCGCGTGCACACCGTCCTGGTCGAAGAACGGCATGACGTCGTTGCCGAGCAGCTTGAGCTGGTCGTGGGTGCCGAGGTCGGGCAGCCCCTCGGCCTTGACGAGGCCGTGGGCGACGTCGACCCGGAAGCCGTCGACGCCCATGTCGAGCCAGAAGCGCAGGATGGAACGGAACTCGTCGGCGACGGCCGGGTGTTCCCAGTTGAAGTCGGGCTGCTCGGGGGCGAAGAGGTGGAGGTACCAGTCGCCGGGGGTGCCGTCCGGGTTCACCGTACGGGTCCAGGCGGGGCCGCCGAAGATGGACTCCCAGTCGTTGGGCGGGAGTTCACCGTCGGCGCCCTTGCCGGGGCGGAAGTGGTAGCGCTCGCGCAGGGCGGAGCCGGGGCCCTCGGCCAGGGCGCGCTTGAACCACTCGTGCTGGTCGGAGGAGTGGTTGGGGACCAGGTCGACGATGACGCGCAGGCCCAGGCCGTGCGCCTCGCGGATCAGCGCGTCGGCGTCCAGCAGGTTGCCGAACATGGGGTCGATGGCCCGGTAGTCGGAGACGTCGTAGCCCGCGTCGGCCTGCGGGGATGCGTAGAAGGGGGAGAGCCACACCGCGTCGACGCCCAGGTCCCTGAGGTGGGGCAGGCGGGCGGTGACGCCGGGGAGGTCGCCCATGCCGTCGCCGTTGCCGTCGGCGAAGCTCCGCGGATAGACCTGGTAGATCACCGCGTCCTGCCACCAGCCGGTGCGGTGGCCCGGGGCGTCGTCGGACGTGCCGGTGGAGGGGGCAGCGAGGTGCTGGGTCATGTCGTCCCTGGGGTGTCTGGGTGGGGAGCGGCGCCGGTGACCGGGTCGGGGTTTCCGGCGCCGCCGTGACGGGTGCGGTGATGCGTGCGGGTGCGGGGCGTCGTGGCGGTGTCAGCCCTTGACGGCTCCGGCGGACATGCCGGTGACCAGGTGCTTCTGGGCGAAGAGGAACACCAGGGCGGCCGGGATGGCGATGAGGACGGAGGCCGCGGTCATGGGACCCCACTGGGCTCCGTACTGGTTGACGAACTTCTGGAGTCCGCCGGCCAGCGTGAGGTTCTCGTCGCCGACCAGGAAGGCGGAGGCGTAGGCGACTTCGCCCCAGGCGGTGATGAAGGAGTAGAACGCGGTGACGGCGAGGCCCGGCTTGGCCAGCGGCAGGATCAGCCGGAAGAAGGTGCCGAACGGGGTGAGGCCGTCGACCTCCCCCGACTCGTCGATCTCGCGCGGGATGGTGTCGAAGAAGCCCTTCATCATCCAGGCGCAGAACGGCACCGAGATGGTGAGGTAGGTGATGACGAGACCGGCCGGCTGGTTGAGCAGCCCCAGGGTCGACATGATGTTGTAGATCGGCACGATGAGGACGGCGACCGGGAACATCTGGGTGATCAGCAGCGTCCACATCAGCCCGCGCTTGCCGGGGAAGCGGAAGCGGCTGACCGCGTATCCGGTGGTGGCGGCGACGAAGACGCCGATCACGGTGGAGAGCGCGGAGATGATCACGGAGTTGGCGAACCAGTTGAGGAACTCGGTGTCGCGGATGAGGTTCGTGTAGTTGACGAGCGTCGTCTCGCGGAAGAAGTCCGTGGTGGTCGCGTACTTGGCGGGCTTGAGCGAGGTCAGCAGGACCCACAGCACCGGGAAGACCGCGATCACCGAGGCGGTGATCAGGGTCAGGTGGAGGCCGGCGGAGGCGAGCGGGGAGCGCTCGCCGCGGAGGCGGACCTTGCGCACGGCGTGCCGGGCGGGGGTGTCGGTCACGGTGGTCACCAGTTGTCTCCCTGGGAGCGCAGGACCCGCCGGTAGACGACGGCGAAGACCATCAGGAGGACGAGGATCAGCACGCCCCACGTGGAGGACTGCGCGTAGTCGCGCGGGCTGATCTCGAAGGAGAACTTGTACGCCTGGGTCACCAGGATCTGGGTCGCCTCACCGGGTCCGCCGCGGGTCAGCAGGAAGATCACCGGGAACATGTTGAAGGTCCAGATGGTGGAGAGCAGGATCACCGTGGTGGAGACCGGGCGCAGTCCGGGCAGCGTGATGTGGCGGAAGCGCTGCCAGGCGGTCGCGCCGTCCATCTCGGCCGCCTCGTACTGCTCGGAGGGGATGGACTGGAGTCCGCCGAGGAGGGCGACCATCATGAACGGGACGCCGAGCCAGACGTTGACGGCGATGACCGCGAACTTGGCCCAGGTCGGGTCGTTGAGCCACGGGACGGCGTCGAAGCCGGCGCCCCCGAGGATCTTGTTGAGCAGGCCGCGCTCCTCGTTGTAGAGGAAGCGCCAGGCGAAGACGGAGACGAAGCCGGGGATGGCCCAGGGCAGGATGAGGGCCATGCGGTAGGCGGAGCGTCCGGCGATACGGCGGTTGAGGATGTTCGCCAGGGCCATGCCGAGGGCGAACGTGATGCTCACGCAGGAGACCGTCCACACCAGTGTCCAGCCGAGCGTGCCGAGGAACTGCGAGCCGGTCAGCGCGTCGACGTAGTTGTCGGCGCCGATGAACTCGTAGGTGGCGGGGATCTCGTTGACCCCGATGGAGCGGGCGACGTTGCGCTCGTCTGCGTCGGTCAGCGAGAGGTAGATACCGCGGACCAGCGGATAACCGATGATCACGCCGATCACGACGACGACCGGGGCGACCATGGCCCAGGCGTACCAGTGGACCGACAGGGCGCGCCGGAGGCGGCCGGGGGTCGGCGGTGGGGTGCCAGTACCGCGGCTCCGGCCGCGGGCGGTGTTCTCGCCCGCGGCCTTCACCAC
This sequence is a window from Streptomyces parvus. Protein-coding genes within it:
- the pulA gene encoding pullulanase-type alpha-1,6-glucosidase; the encoded protein is MSRTTLRRGAVAALCAALLPVVPAATAAASPRPPAPPSDAELAREPARHDLTREQFYFVLPDRFANGDASNDRGGLTGSRLDHGYDPTDKGFYQGGDLKGLTRKLDYIKGLGTTAIWMAPIFKNRPVQGTGKDASAGYHGYWITDFTQVDPHFGTNADLEKLIDKAHAKGMKVFFDVITNHTADTVDHAEKAYGYKPKGAFPYLDQDGRPFDDREGVEKVDRGSFPYTPVQAPGTGKKVPSWLNDPTMYHNRGDSTWAGESNEYGDFSGLDDLWTERPEVVRGMEKIYEKWVRDFDIDGFRIDTVKHVDLDFWTQWATALDEYAAKRGRDDFFMFGEVYSADTEVTSPYVTRGRLDSTLDFPFQDAVRQFASQGAPAEKLASVYGNDFRYTTGKANAYEQVTFLGNHDMGRIGTFLRQDNPKADDAELLKRARLANELMFLGRGNPVVYYGDEQGFTGAGGDKDSRQTLFASKTADYLDDDQLGTDRTHASDAYDTKHPVYRSIAALSQLTEEHPALRDGTQIERLADGSVYATSRIATERPYEYLVASNNSASPREVQLATESTEMNFRTLYGGSGTVRSGKDKKVTVTVPALTSLVLKADKAVGAPAAKPAVSLKVPAAGATGTVGIAADVDGGQLNRVVFAAQVGNGTWQTLGTADHAPYRVTQHLDATVKAGTPLRYKAVVVDRTGRTSSALASTTAGQAPPPGKPVAVERDRAVVHYQRPDGDYDGWQLKAGGKTAAFIGRDAYGAFAWIDLEKGTDSVPYTVEKNGTADGPQRTIDLGVTGQVWIEQGKDGQTAEAPETPPQDTTKAVLHYHRPDGNYDGWGLHTWTGAREPTDWAEPLMPVKKDAYGVTFEVPLVDGATSLGYILHKGDEKDLPSDQSLDLATYGHEVWMLGGKPGYLLPQTGGGAAPDLSRAEAQWIDADTVVWKVKTTDATSQQLVYAKKGGISVVDGALSEEGQWLRLQQGELSDAQKAEFPHLKDYPAFTVDARDRDRVRESLRGQLIATQRAANGALLAATGVQTAGILDDLYGRKAASAELGPVFREKTPTLSVWAPTAQAVALELDGRTVPMKRDDRTGVWSVTGRKSWQGKPYRYAVTVWAPTVQKVVTNRVTDPYSTALTADSARSLVVDLTDPELAPRGWSGLKKPAATPLRDAQIQELHVRDFSVTDRTAKHPGEYRAFTDTRSKGMRHLKKLADSGTSYVHLLPVFDIGTIPEKKKDQATPDCDLTASAPDSEKQQECVSKAAAKDGFNWGYDPLHYTVPEGSYASDPDGTERTVEFRQMVQGLNKAGLRTVMDVVYNHTVASGQDDKSVLDKIVPGYYQRLLEDGTVATSTCCANTAPENTMMGKLVVDSVVTWAKEYKVDGFRFDLMGHHPKDNILAVRKALDRLTPAEDGVDGKKIILYGEGWNFGEIADDARFVQATQKNMAGTGIATFSDRARDAVRGGGPFDEDPGVQGFASGLYTDPNSSPANGARAEQKARLLHYQDLIKVGLTGNLAGYTFTDTSGRTVKGADVDYNGAPAGYAAAPGDALAYSDAHDNETLFDALAFKLPADSTAAERARAQVVAMAASVLSQGPSLSQAGTDLLRSKSLDRNSYDSGDWFNALHWDCRDGNGFGRGLPPAADNRDKWSYAKPLLAATGTIAPDCAEIDGASAAYRDLLAIRSTEKEFSLRTADQVQSALSFPLSGKDETPGVITMRLGKLVVVLNAAPDAATQRLAAPAGKTYALHPVQAKGADLTVKRARYDGKSATFTVPGRTAAVFTLR
- a CDS encoding sugar ABC transporter permease is translated as MTTVTDTPARHAVRKVRLRGERSPLASAGLHLTLITASVIAVFPVLWVLLTSLKPAKYATTTDFFRETTLVNYTNLIRDTEFLNWFANSVIISALSTVIGVFVAATTGYAVSRFRFPGKRGLMWTLLITQMFPVAVLIVPIYNIMSTLGLLNQPAGLVITYLTISVPFCAWMMKGFFDTIPREIDESGEVDGLTPFGTFFRLILPLAKPGLAVTAFYSFITAWGEVAYASAFLVGDENLTLAGGLQKFVNQYGAQWGPMTAASVLIAIPAALVFLFAQKHLVTGMSAGAVKG
- a CDS encoding carbohydrate-binding module family 20 domain-containing protein, which encodes MARRPLSAALALVAGAAALVVPTGFGAASPAQAAAPGDKDVTAVMFEWKFASIAKACTDTLGPAGYGYVQVSPPQEHIQGGQWWTSYQPVSYRIAGRLGDRAAFSAMVNTCHSAGVKVVADSVINHMAAGNGTGTGGSAYTKYDYPGLYSGADMDDCRSQISNYNDRGNVQNCELVGLADLDTGEDYVRGKIAGYLNDLLSLGVDGFRIDAAKHMPAADLADIKSRLANPNVYWKQEAIHGAGEAVSPSEYLGTGDVQEFRYGRSLKQVFLNENLAHLKNFGEGWGFMASGKSGVFVDNHDTERGGDTLNYKNGSAYTLANVFMLAYPYGSPDVHSGYEFSDHDAGPPGGGQVNACYSDGWKCQHAWREISSMVGFRNTARGQAVTNWWDNGGDQIAFGRGNKAYVAINHEGSALNRTFQTSLPAGDYCDVQSGKGVTVNGSGQFTATVPAGTAVALHTGARTCSGGGGTNPGPGNGSSGASFGVNATTQPGQNIHVTGDQAALGNWNPANAPKLDPAAYPVWKLDVALPAGTTFAYKYVRKDAAGNVTWESGANRTATVPASGKVTLTADVWRG
- a CDS encoding carbohydrate ABC transporter permease, which translates into the protein MAVHTSQSVVKAAGENTARGRSRGTGTPPPTPGRLRRALSVHWYAWAMVAPVVVVIGVIIGYPLVRGIYLSLTDADERNVARSIGVNEIPATYEFIGADNYVDALTGSQFLGTLGWTLVWTVSCVSITFALGMALANILNRRIAGRSAYRMALILPWAIPGFVSVFAWRFLYNEERGLLNKILGGAGFDAVPWLNDPTWAKFAVIAVNVWLGVPFMMVALLGGLQSIPSEQYEAAEMDGATAWQRFRHITLPGLRPVSTTVILLSTIWTFNMFPVIFLLTRGGPGEATQILVTQAYKFSFEISPRDYAQSSTWGVLILVLLMVFAVVYRRVLRSQGDNW
- a CDS encoding glycoside hydrolase family 13 protein, translating into MTQHLAAPSTGTSDDAPGHRTGWWQDAVIYQVYPRSFADGNGDGMGDLPGVTARLPHLRDLGVDAVWLSPFYASPQADAGYDVSDYRAIDPMFGNLLDADALIREAHGLGLRVIVDLVPNHSSDQHEWFKRALAEGPGSALRERYHFRPGKGADGELPPNDWESIFGGPAWTRTVNPDGTPGDWYLHLFAPEQPDFNWEHPAVADEFRSILRFWLDMGVDGFRVDVAHGLVKAEGLPDLGTHDQLKLLGNDVMPFFDQDGVHAIYRSWRTILDEYPGERIAVAEAWTPTVERTANYVRPDEMHQAFNFQYLATAWDAAELRKVIDSSLDAMRPVGAPTTWVLSNHDVTRHATRYANPPGLGTQIRTPGDRELGLRRARAASLLMLALPGSAYVYQGEELGLPDVTDLPDEARQDPSFFRAEGQDGFRDGCRVPIPWTREGTSYGFGDGGSWLPQPAGWGELSVEAQTGVEGSTLELYRAAIAARREHPGLGAGTDVEWLDGPEGVLVFARPGFVCTVNTTGAPVRTAARGRVLLASSPVTVDGAEAELPADTTVWWTV
- a CDS encoding LacI family DNA-binding transcriptional regulator, whose amino-acid sequence is MTLPAPRTTAAPRLSDIAGQAAVSEATVSRVLNGKQGVADSTRQRVLAALDILGYERPVRLRQRSAGLIGLVTPELTNPIFPAFAQSVEQVLAGHGYTPVLCTQLPGGATEDELVEQLVERGVGGIVFLSGLHADTSADPGRYAALSERGVPFVLINGYNERISAPFVSPDDNAAVRMALQHLADLGHRRIGLAIGPQRYVPSRRKRDGFVEAAASVLGMDRSEAETLVCSTLFSVEGGQVAAGALLDAGCTGIVCGSDLMALGVVRAARGRGLDVPRDVSVVGFDDSQLIAFTDPPLTTVRQPVQAMAAAAVGALLEEIGGSPVQRTEYVFQPELVVRGSTAAARV